A window of the Natronomonas salina genome harbors these coding sequences:
- a CDS encoding DUF7108 family protein gives MSDAPNDTDEPDDSDEATLPDTVVDRAATLTHRAREAVDENERAAYLAERAEILAEHGYTARVREEDTNETLVLHPEAWLEDGVVQVERIDDTDRAVEVTLSGTGSGDDWDAVEAHNRAVAETVAAEHGDVHGETAHDFADFMSNHYAKPIEAATPAERAEFREEYFPRNAWPSDEQREVLERSLELIVETAENR, from the coding sequence ATGAGTGACGCACCGAACGACACCGACGAACCCGACGACAGCGACGAGGCGACGCTCCCCGACACCGTCGTCGACCGCGCGGCCACGCTGACCCACCGCGCACGCGAGGCGGTCGACGAGAACGAGCGGGCGGCCTATCTCGCGGAGCGGGCGGAGATCCTGGCCGAGCACGGCTACACCGCCCGCGTCCGCGAGGAGGACACCAACGAGACGCTCGTCCTCCACCCCGAGGCGTGGCTCGAGGACGGCGTCGTCCAGGTCGAGCGCATCGACGACACCGACCGCGCGGTCGAGGTGACGCTCTCGGGGACCGGCAGCGGCGACGACTGGGACGCCGTCGAGGCGCACAACCGCGCCGTCGCCGAGACCGTCGCCGCCGAGCACGGCGACGTCCACGGCGAGACCGCCCACGACTTCGCGGACTTCATGAGCAACCACTACGCCAAGCCCATCGAGGCCGCCACCCCCGCCGAGCGCGCGGAGTTCCGGGAGGAGTACTTCCCGCGGAACGCCTGGCCGAGCGACGAGCAGCGCGAGGTCCTGGAGCGGTCGCTCGAGTTGATCGTCGAAACCGCCGAGAACCGCTGA
- the rnhA gene encoding ribonuclease HI, with the protein MPVIDCDPERARERLEAAGIDVLPGNTDHELWRASHADATAVAYDDKVVVQGGQPARLVGLLQGGGGRAHVYFDGACRGNPGPSAVGWVIVTGDGIAAEGGETIGRATNNQAEYEALTRALEAAADFGFDEVVVKGDSQLIVKQVRGEWDANDPELREKRVRVRELLERFDDWSLDHVPREINERADELANEALDE; encoded by the coding sequence ATGCCGGTCATCGACTGCGACCCCGAGCGCGCACGCGAGCGGCTTGAAGCGGCCGGAATCGACGTACTCCCCGGCAACACCGACCACGAACTGTGGCGGGCGAGCCACGCGGACGCGACGGCGGTCGCCTACGACGACAAGGTCGTCGTCCAGGGGGGCCAGCCCGCGCGGCTGGTCGGCCTGCTGCAGGGGGGCGGCGGCCGCGCGCACGTCTACTTCGACGGGGCCTGCCGCGGCAACCCCGGCCCCTCGGCGGTCGGGTGGGTCATCGTCACCGGCGACGGCATCGCCGCCGAGGGCGGCGAGACCATCGGCCGGGCGACGAACAACCAGGCCGAGTACGAGGCGCTGACCCGCGCCCTGGAGGCCGCCGCCGACTTCGGCTTCGACGAGGTGGTCGTGAAGGGCGACTCCCAGCTCATCGTCAAGCAGGTCCGAGGCGAGTGGGACGCCAACGACCCCGAACTCCGGGAGAAACGCGTCCGGGTCCGCGAACTGCTCGAGCGCTTCGACGACTGGTCCCTCGACCACGTTCCGCGGGAGATAAACGAGCGCGCGGACGAACTGGCGAACGAAGCACTCGATGAGTGA
- a CDS encoding transcription initiation factor IIB has translation MTRPTRQRERTRHDEGETSEEETGSQETVCPECSSDNIVKDADRGEMVCDDCGLVVEEDHIDPGPEWRAFNHSERQEKSRVGAPTTQTMHDKGLTTTIDWKDKDAYGRSISSKKRSQMHRLRKWQERIRTKDAGERNLQFALSEIDRMASALGVPRSVREVSSVIYRRALDDDLIRGRSIEGVATAALYAACRKEGIPRSLEEISEVSRVERKEIGRTYRYISQELGLEMEPVDPKKYVPRFCSELELSEEVQSKAHEIIETTAEKGLLSGKSPTGYAAAAIYAASLLCNEKKTQREVADVAQVTEVTIRNRYQEQIEAMGIHS, from the coding sequence ATGACACGGCCCACCCGCCAACGGGAGCGCACACGCCACGACGAGGGCGAGACCTCCGAGGAGGAGACCGGATCCCAGGAGACGGTCTGTCCGGAGTGCTCGTCAGACAACATCGTCAAGGACGCCGACAGGGGTGAGATGGTCTGCGACGACTGTGGGCTCGTCGTCGAGGAGGACCACATCGACCCCGGCCCGGAGTGGCGCGCCTTCAACCACTCCGAGCGACAGGAGAAGTCCCGCGTCGGGGCCCCCACGACCCAGACGATGCACGACAAGGGACTGACGACGACCATCGACTGGAAGGACAAGGACGCCTACGGCCGCTCGATCTCTTCGAAGAAGCGCTCGCAGATGCACCGCCTCCGGAAGTGGCAGGAGCGGATCCGGACGAAGGACGCCGGCGAGCGCAACCTCCAGTTCGCCCTCTCGGAGATCGACCGCATGGCCTCCGCGCTGGGCGTGCCGCGCTCGGTGCGGGAGGTCTCCTCGGTCATCTACCGCCGCGCCCTCGACGACGACCTCATCCGCGGGCGCTCCATCGAGGGCGTCGCCACCGCCGCGCTGTACGCCGCCTGTCGCAAGGAGGGCATCCCGCGCTCCCTCGAGGAGATCAGCGAGGTCTCCCGGGTCGAACGCAAGGAGATCGGCCGCACCTACCGCTACATCTCCCAGGAGCTCGGCCTCGAGATGGAGCCCGTCGACCCCAAGAAGTACGTCCCGCGGTTCTGCTCGGAGCTCGAACTCTCCGAGGAGGTCCAGTCGAAAGCCCACGAGATCATCGAGACGACCGCCGAGAAGGGGCTGCTCTCCGGGAAGTCGCCGACCGGCTACGCCGCCGCGGCCATCTACGCCGCGTCGCTGCTCTGCAACGAGAAGAAGACCCAGCGCGAAGTCGCGGACGTCGCGCAGGTGACCGAGGTCACCATCCGCAACCGCTACCAGGAGCAGATCGAGGCGATGGGGATCCACTCCTAG
- a CDS encoding bacterio-opsin activator domain-containing protein, which translates to MGDSQESGEGTPGEVNGHPAGWVPAGEPEPANDAEASSAEPPDESGDSLDALVRTAFDLLPTQVAVLDGEGTIRHTNRTWAAFGEANDLEGPVDTVGVNYLEVCDGSDDEHADRAAAGIRSVLEGDGGPFSMEYPCHGPDELRWFVMWARGFDRDGERYAVVVHLDVTARKLSELAVERRNAELQAVNRIGELVREIVASLGRATTRAEVERSVCERLTTDGAYAAAAVVDPTPTDDGFTVRERSVAADAGDPPAAAHVDERTAAVVRAALDAGETRVDRERSAPASTDDDRDPAVAAVPLRHREAVYGVLAVTGRRPDAFDEREAAAFDVLGESAGFAVHAVETERFLHADETLELRFRLREDALPFFSSLGAGEDAEVEFSDVVPGGDGAVVVYASVGGVPAAAVESRAADHDAVESVRVIDAGGDEAPGRLEFRYRPPSPVHDVVAAGGAVRSCTVAADGGLLVAEVDDAATMRAVVDAVAGDADLVGKRGRSTADDGPRGGEAAIDAGLTDRQRDALVAAHRGGYYEWPSRDSNAEELAAAMDVAPQTFHEHLRRAEAKVVDRFVEDGLARRTPDPE; encoded by the coding sequence ATGGGCGACTCCCAGGAATCCGGCGAGGGTACCCCGGGCGAGGTGAACGGCCACCCTGCCGGCTGGGTTCCCGCCGGAGAGCCCGAGCCGGCGAACGACGCGGAGGCGAGCTCGGCGGAGCCTCCCGACGAGTCCGGCGACTCGCTGGACGCCCTCGTCCGGACGGCCTTCGACCTCCTGCCGACGCAGGTCGCGGTGCTCGACGGCGAGGGCACCATCCGCCACACCAACCGGACCTGGGCCGCCTTCGGCGAGGCCAACGACCTGGAGGGCCCGGTCGACACGGTCGGCGTCAACTACCTCGAGGTCTGCGACGGCAGCGACGACGAGCACGCCGACCGCGCCGCCGCGGGCATCCGGTCCGTCCTGGAGGGCGACGGCGGCCCGTTCTCGATGGAGTACCCCTGCCACGGCCCCGACGAGCTCCGCTGGTTCGTCATGTGGGCCCGCGGCTTCGACCGCGACGGCGAGCGCTACGCGGTCGTGGTCCACCTGGACGTCACCGCCCGGAAGCTCTCGGAGCTCGCCGTCGAGCGGCGCAACGCCGAGCTCCAGGCGGTCAACCGCATCGGCGAACTCGTCCGCGAGATCGTCGCCTCGCTCGGCCGCGCGACGACCCGCGCGGAGGTCGAGCGGAGCGTCTGCGAGCGGTTGACCACCGACGGCGCCTACGCGGCCGCAGCGGTCGTCGACCCCACGCCGACCGACGACGGGTTCACCGTCAGGGAGCGGTCAGTCGCGGCCGACGCCGGCGACCCGCCCGCCGCCGCCCACGTGGACGAGCGGACCGCGGCGGTCGTCCGGGCCGCCCTCGACGCCGGCGAGACGCGCGTCGACCGCGAGCGGTCAGCGCCGGCCTCGACCGACGACGACCGCGACCCCGCCGTCGCGGCCGTGCCGCTCCGACACCGCGAGGCCGTCTACGGCGTCCTCGCCGTGACGGGCCGCCGTCCGGACGCCTTCGACGAGCGCGAGGCCGCCGCCTTCGACGTCCTCGGGGAGAGCGCCGGCTTCGCCGTCCATGCCGTCGAGACCGAGCGGTTCCTCCACGCCGACGAGACGCTCGAACTCCGCTTCCGGCTCCGCGAGGACGCCCTGCCGTTCTTCTCCTCCCTCGGCGCCGGGGAGGACGCCGAGGTCGAGTTCAGCGACGTCGTCCCCGGAGGCGACGGCGCCGTGGTCGTGTACGCCAGCGTCGGCGGCGTCCCGGCCGCGGCGGTCGAGTCGCGGGCGGCCGACCACGACGCCGTCGAATCCGTCCGCGTGATCGACGCCGGGGGCGACGAGGCGCCGGGGCGGCTGGAGTTCCGGTACCGGCCGCCGTCGCCGGTCCACGACGTCGTCGCGGCCGGGGGCGCGGTCCGGTCCTGCACCGTCGCGGCCGACGGCGGCCTCCTCGTCGCAGAGGTCGACGACGCGGCGACGATGCGCGCCGTCGTCGACGCCGTCGCGGGCGACGCCGACCTCGTCGGGAAGCGCGGTCGGAGCACGGCGGACGACGGCCCGCGAGGTGGCGAGGCGGCGATCGACGCCGGCCTCACCGACCGGCAGCGCGACGCGCTCGTCGCCGCCCACCGTGGCGGTTACTACGAGTGGCCCAGTCGGGACAGCAACGCCGAGGAGCTGGCGGCGGCCATGGACGTCGCGCCGCAGACGTTCCACGAGCATCTGCGGCGCGCCGAGGCGAAGGTCGTCGACCGGTTCGTCGAGGACGGGCTGGCGCGCCGGACGCCCGACCCAGAGTAA
- a CDS encoding DUF7344 domain-containing protein, with translation MSSPRPSTRRSRTTASSASRPRTGGRRRRATPRTGAVAGDRRQRIAIELYHVHLPRLDDAGLVSFDPASKLVEDWRSNMLLDAV, from the coding sequence ATGAGCTCGCCGCGGCCGTCGACGAGGCGGAGTCGGACGACGGCTTCGTCGGCGAGCCGGCCACGGACGGGAGGACGTCGGAGGAGAGCGACCCCTCGGACGGGGGCGGTCGCGGGGGACCGCCGACAGCGTATCGCGATCGAACTCTACCACGTCCACCTCCCGAGGCTCGACGACGCCGGCCTGGTCTCGTTCGACCCGGCCTCGAAGCTGGTCGAGGACTGGCGGTCGAACATGCTGCTCGACGCGGTGTAG
- the nreA gene encoding DNA repair protein NreA, which produces MRLDEYVDDLDRDESVELRKLAEEKSYAVTDYIDDARTRFDETLSDDTLVGSTAPSVFVGRSSYPRVSAGLLAPVGDEDDAEGYVTSGDWYRQGFDIDDVFQKRTGLLNSTRRSNVDVEDVWDGFVGTQREVAIADRPVDVELGLDDRPGFGLDGSLEDIAAPRGPRASAERAQVTENPHVPRAIEKTLSDDDWRAEGAMTYLYRRGFDVYDINNVLSVGALGQGENRRLVPTRWSITAVDDTVGKYLRGTIRNASTIDRTMVWHNSYVGNDYWVIATPGDWEFELVELKAPGSIWNPDPDGQLYMAADSEGFEGRTEYVDETSGAYYASRLGVLEELADRDRQAKVLVIRHATNEYWAPVGVWQIRESIRNAFDAEPAVAETLHQAVRQLVPQLPVSLTDLRRKSTMAAGIQSDLSAFGGGAGGSRSD; this is translated from the coding sequence ATGCGCCTCGACGAGTACGTTGACGACCTCGACCGCGACGAGTCGGTCGAACTGCGGAAGCTCGCCGAGGAGAAGTCCTACGCCGTCACGGACTACATCGACGACGCCCGGACGCGCTTCGACGAGACGCTCTCGGACGACACGCTCGTCGGCTCCACGGCGCCCTCGGTGTTCGTCGGTCGCTCCTCGTACCCGCGGGTCTCCGCCGGCCTGCTGGCGCCCGTCGGCGACGAGGACGACGCCGAGGGGTACGTCACCAGCGGCGACTGGTACCGGCAGGGCTTCGACATCGACGACGTCTTCCAGAAGCGGACCGGCCTGCTGAACTCCACGCGTCGGTCGAACGTCGACGTCGAGGACGTCTGGGACGGCTTCGTCGGCACCCAGCGGGAGGTCGCCATCGCCGACCGCCCCGTCGACGTCGAGCTCGGCCTCGACGACAGGCCGGGCTTCGGCCTCGACGGCTCCCTCGAAGATATCGCCGCGCCGCGGGGCCCCCGCGCCAGCGCCGAGCGCGCGCAGGTGACCGAGAACCCCCACGTTCCCCGCGCCATCGAGAAGACGCTCTCGGACGACGACTGGCGCGCCGAGGGCGCGATGACCTACCTCTACCGCCGCGGCTTCGACGTCTACGACATCAACAACGTGCTCTCGGTCGGCGCGCTCGGGCAGGGCGAGAACCGCCGGCTGGTCCCGACGCGGTGGTCGATCACCGCCGTCGACGACACCGTCGGGAAGTACCTCCGCGGCACCATCCGCAACGCCTCGACCATCGACCGGACGATGGTCTGGCACAACAGCTACGTCGGCAACGACTACTGGGTGATCGCGACGCCCGGCGACTGGGAGTTCGAGCTCGTCGAGCTGAAGGCGCCGGGCTCCATCTGGAATCCGGACCCCGACGGCCAGCTCTACATGGCCGCCGACAGCGAGGGGTTCGAGGGCCGCACCGAGTACGTCGACGAGACCTCCGGGGCCTACTACGCCTCCCGGCTGGGCGTCCTCGAGGAGCTCGCCGACCGCGACCGGCAGGCGAAGGTGCTCGTCATCCGCCACGCCACCAACGAGTACTGGGCGCCGGTCGGCGTCTGGCAGATCCGCGAGTCGATCCGGAACGCCTTCGACGCCGAGCCCGCGGTCGCCGAGACGCTCCACCAGGCCGTCCGCCAGCTCGTCCCGCAGCTCCCGGTCTCGCTGACCGACCTCCGCCGGAAGTCGACGATGGCCGCGGGCATCCAGTCGGACCTCTCGGCGTTCGGCGGCGGCGCCGGCGGCTCTCGAAGCGACTAA
- a CDS encoding HPP family protein — protein MRDRLGLRDRFDRTMRRLRRRLRGLRRTPRRLPRGLRRRLEETRTIVHVSILLFVPFMVALLTYLSARIDQLSFFLFPPLAAGTYALFANPESEYASPTRFVAGLTAGAVCAWIAMAIAVRFVYPGLPPSAIEVDAPGAAFAVFLTGAVTWALDVEEAAAFSMALLGLLVDPGDQLSFVVSVVLASSIVAGVFTVWRELFYEQRARYLYQSIRGDDHVLVPMRGETSEATAMLGGRLAAAHDAGKVVLLDVVEDDEADALSESDVEADTVEAASTVPTDETVAATASDLETLAARVEATLDVPCQVVVAATDGSVASTVRQTARETNCDLIATPYETDADGDLTRFVTQLLDARMDVLVHKSHGGRTEWRRVVVPVRRASDTAHAMIDFALRLVGSEGRVSVARCIDSDRERRQATEMLANLVETADGRIETRVDKAPIEAFVRRLARTNDLVIVGASRDRSRASRLLSPPTFERIDDIETDIAIVDRRR, from the coding sequence ATGCGAGACCGGCTGGGCCTGCGCGACCGGTTCGATCGGACGATGCGCCGGCTCCGTCGTCGGCTGCGGGGGCTCCGCCGGACCCCGAGACGCCTCCCCCGGGGGCTCCGCCGGCGCCTCGAGGAGACCCGGACCATCGTCCACGTCTCCATCCTGCTGTTCGTGCCGTTCATGGTCGCGCTGCTGACGTACCTCTCTGCCCGGATCGACCAGCTCTCTTTCTTCCTGTTCCCGCCGCTGGCGGCCGGGACCTACGCGCTGTTCGCGAACCCCGAGAGCGAGTACGCCTCGCCGACGCGGTTCGTCGCCGGCCTGACCGCGGGCGCGGTCTGCGCGTGGATCGCGATGGCGATCGCCGTCCGGTTCGTCTACCCGGGGTTGCCGCCGTCGGCCATCGAGGTGGACGCGCCCGGCGCAGCGTTCGCGGTGTTCCTCACCGGCGCCGTCACCTGGGCGCTGGACGTCGAGGAGGCTGCGGCGTTCTCGATGGCGCTGCTCGGGCTGCTCGTCGACCCCGGCGACCAGCTGTCCTTCGTCGTCAGCGTCGTCCTCGCCTCCAGCATCGTCGCCGGGGTCTTCACCGTCTGGCGGGAGCTCTTCTACGAGCAGCGGGCGCGGTACCTCTACCAGTCGATCCGCGGCGACGACCACGTGCTCGTGCCGATGCGCGGCGAGACGTCCGAGGCGACGGCGATGCTCGGCGGCCGCCTGGCCGCCGCCCACGACGCCGGGAAGGTCGTCCTGCTGGACGTCGTCGAGGACGACGAGGCCGACGCCCTGTCCGAGTCCGACGTGGAAGCCGACACCGTCGAGGCGGCGTCGACGGTGCCGACCGACGAGACGGTCGCGGCGACCGCGTCGGACCTCGAGACGCTCGCCGCTCGCGTCGAGGCGACCCTGGATGTCCCCTGTCAGGTCGTCGTCGCGGCGACGGACGGCTCGGTCGCCTCGACGGTCCGGCAGACGGCCCGGGAGACCAACTGCGACCTCATCGCCACGCCCTACGAGACCGACGCCGACGGCGACCTGACGCGGTTCGTCACGCAGTTGCTGGACGCGCGGATGGACGTCCTCGTCCACAAGTCCCACGGTGGCCGGACGGAGTGGCGACGGGTCGTGGTCCCCGTCCGCCGGGCCAGCGACACCGCCCACGCGATGATCGACTTCGCGCTCCGGCTCGTCGGATCGGAGGGCCGCGTCAGCGTCGCCCGCTGTATCGACTCGGACCGGGAGCGCCGGCAGGCCACCGAGATGCTGGCCAACCTCGTGGAGACCGCCGACGGTCGCATCGAGACGCGGGTGGACAAGGCCCCCATCGAGGCGTTCGTCCGCCGCCTCGCGCGGACGAACGACCTCGTCATCGTCGGCGCCAGCCGCGACCGGAGCCGCGCCTCCAGGCTGCTCTCGCCGCCGACCTTCGAGCGCATCGACGACATCGAGACCGACATCGCCATCGTCGACCGACGGCGGTAG